The DNA region TGGAGTCTGATGCTGCCGGCAAGACTCTCGCGGAAGGCATTGAAGTGGAAGAAGATAAAGTGATCCCCGACTACTACGATATCATGTCTGGCATTCCCGACCTACCTGACCAGATACTCTGGAGAGAAGATTCTGATGGAAATATCGTTGACGCATCAGAAGAGTTCTTGCGGATCTTGCCCAAGGGCACGTTCACCCAACCGGAAAGTAAACTTACCCATAAGTTTGACGCAAACATGCGGCAGATGCAAGAAACGCGGAAAATCTGCTCGAAGATTGGCATCGTGAAGCAGATGCAACTGCAATCTCAGGTATGTTACTTTGCTATTCCTTGTCGAAAAGCTCTAACACGCAGTAGATGTATCAAAACCAGTTCCAGAAGTATAATCCGGAACCATTCAGCGAACAGGATATCCCATCTCATGTGATGAATGATCAGGGTCCTGTGACTTCTCCTTGGGTTTGTAAGTCAGCACTCCAGCGCTCTGTCGCCAAATTGTTCTACCATGCTGGCTTCGAAGAATACCAGCCTTCGGCGCTTGATGCTGTCACGGATGTCGCATCAGACTTCTTTCAGAAGATCGGTGAAACCCTCAAGTCCTACATGGAAGTCCCCAAAGTGCCTGCTAGCGATTCGCCTGAGAGTACAACTCAGAACTCCCAATGGAAGCGGCCATACACAGAGCCAGAGATTGTTCTCCACACACTTTCCTCCGTTGGCATCGACATCGAATCTCTCGAGTCGTACATTAAAGATGACGTTGAGCGACTTGGAACGAAGCTTGCGACTGTGCATGATCGCATGAAGTCCTTGCTTTCTGAGCTTCTGCGTCCGGCTCTCGCCGACGGTGGTGAAGATGGCTCTCGTGCCTTTGCGGATGGAAGTGATCAATTCGCCAGCGGTGACTTTGCTGAAGATATCGATGAAGATTTCTTTGGCTTTAAGGAACTTGGATTGGACAAGGAATTTGGTCTTGCTACGTTGAGTGTTCCGTTCCATCTTCTGCAGAACAGGATCAGTTCCGTGCAGTCCCAGAACACCAGCTCTACGCAAGTCATTAACATCTTCCCTTCGCCACCCCAATACCCACGCATTACGACCGAATCTCTGTCATCACAAATCGGGCTCGTGCAAGAATTCTTCAAGAGCAAGTTGGAGGCACGCAACAACGAACCTCTTGTTGAAGACCTTGAGCTACCACCAAAACAACGGCCAACGGCCACTCGACCTCGTCTTCCAGCATCTGGCAAGATCGCTCCTCCATCTCACATCGGAGGCCCTGCCTCGAGCCCAAGCAAGCGACCGGCGCCGCCAGGTGCCTCATCTGGTTCCAAATCTGGCATCTCAGAGCccaacaagaagaaggttAAGAAGAATAGTGGTGCGGGTACGGGTATTCCGGAAGATGAGAACAGTGGCGGTATCGATGACGCAAAGCTTGACTCCAATGCGAAGACCAACGATGCCAATGGGGAAGAAGACGCTGCGGCTTCTTCGTTCGGTGACTTTGGGGGTGCGAAGAATGGAGTGGACAATTCAGTGATGTCTGATGGCGCTGGTGAGCTTGACGAGCAGGTGAACAAgactggtgatggcgttgcgCCTCTCACTAACGGGACTGCGGGCGATGCATCATGATGTATGATTATGGTCGTTGTATCTTTTCAGGACGCTCTTTTGGATGTTTTAAAAAAAGATCAGTTCTATTTTCTTTTGAACTGGCCCTCGGAGCCTTTACATTTACTTTTGCGTTTTTTGTACAGTATCTTTTTTACCTTCTTCGCCCTCTtgcttttcttgtcttttctgTCTTCTTCCCAATTTTTGATTCTACCTATCCTTTTCGCATCAAACCGCTCATTCCCTCCTACGCGCATCTTTTCATTCTATGTTTTTcttctattttcttttccttccccgTTGAGCTGCATAATCTCTAAAGTCGGAGCCTACAGAACGATACACTCTGCAGGCGTCTGGAGTACTATCTATTTCCTCACCAATCAACATTGCAAACGAAGCCCAGGTTCTTATAGCTACAGCGCTTCGCTAACCATCCCAATCTCACCAGCGTTGGTTGGTCAATCGTTCTGTGGAGTAACCTACACCTGCATTAATTCCATCCATCAGTTTATCAATTCGATGCCCTTGCATGCTGTCCCACTTGATTCGTATTCGCCGTTTTACTTTCACTTGCGGATTCCGTTAATGAGACTGTTCTCTTTATCTCATCCGCGCCTGGAGTCAATCGGATTGACGGATTGGCTGGGGCTTATCGGTTGATTTACAATCGGTTCCAGCATAACGTGAAAccttttttccccttcttttTCTACTTTCCATAATTCGTTATCTCATTTCTTGGGAATGCGGTATTGGCGGTTCTGTATTAGCAAATAATGCCCCTTAGTCATTTCTCGCTCTTCATTTTGATCCATCATCTGGTTGTCTTCTTTCGATCTGTACCTATGTACTTAATTCCATGTATGGAGCAAACAAggggaagatgaagaaagaaagaaaaaaaaattggaGCAGGCTGTTACTACTGTGCAGTGTTGTTTTTCCTTGGCTCTCTTTGACTTGCTGCGGACTTAGCCTCAGTGAGATCTGTTAGAATACTACGGAAGAGACAAGATGACAAAAATGGATAGATGATGTTCATATTGCTCAGTAGAAGGCGCTGCCAGTAACTATCAGGTCGATTGGTTTCCTAGTCCGCAACAGCTCTCTCGTTCAGATCCATCTGTCCCGCAAGGGCCAGCCGGTTCCGACCAATCCGGCCATCGCAGACCCGAGAACCCCGTCAAAGTCAAGATAGATAGAAACATCGATATTTCCAAAaattgagaaagaagagcGACTCTCCAGTCGATTCTAGACGAACCACATGCCGAAGGTGAGTCTGTTCGAAGTTCCGTGAATAGGCAAAAGCCTGGGATCCACAGGTCTATTCGCAGGCTTTGGGTTCGTCATCTTCACTTCAGGACCACTCTGGGGCCCAGAGCTAGCAGGGACATCCTCGTGATGACGAGCCCGAGTCGCAACCAGATGGGCGTAGTAGACCGCCGGGACTATCTAGAAGTTAGCAACGATATAATGAAACATAGGAAGACAAGGAGTACTTACACAACGAAACAGAAGTCGTAGATCTCATGTATTGGTAACAATGATCGTAGATCATGTTCTCGAGCTCTTGTGGGCGATGCTTGATCTGGTCGAAAATTACATGGTAGTGGACAGGGCGAGATGTTCCTTGAAGAGCAATGTGCGAGTACAAAAGGAAATCCCAGTCGTGAGGGCTCGTCACATCTCTCTCGACCAAGATACCTGGCAGAGGGTTCCCGTTCTTGTCGGAGGTGTTTCGGTCTCCAGGTTTGGGGAAAGCTCTCAGGTGGTGTCTCTTGTTTGCCACGACGACGGTGAACTTTCCTTTCCACTGGTCTTGAGTCAACTTCATGAATATGGACTTCATGTCAAAAACCTCCTGCTGAAGAACCTGGTCAAATTGACCTGTCGAGACACCGTCACGGAAATAATAGACGTGCTCCGGAGCCCGTCCGCGTCCGACAGTAGCCATCCATTCGCGAACAAGAGGAGTCAACATGACTTCAATGTTGGAACGAGCAATCATTTCGTTTCGTTCACCGTTGGTCTCGCACGCGCCCCAATAGCGACCACCGAACGTGTCCATGCAAACTGCCATAGCCGCCATCGATGGTGACCAGACACCAAGAGTAGGATGAGTGACGTCGGCGCCAATGATCATCGAATGAGACCGAAGGCCAGCTTCGGGAACCTTGGGAATGGCGCGCGAAGTCGTGCCTCCGAGTTTGGCGTTGACCTTCATGAGTACGTTGGAAACGTACTGAGGGTTGCCTTTAGCGACATGGCCCGCCTGCAAAACTTGAGAAGGAACACCCCAACGGCAGTCGCAGGACTTTTTGATTCGCGCGTATGTGAAGGAGTTCTTGTCGGGAACAATGATCACAAGAAGCTGGGGGTCCTTCTGGAACTTGACACCGGTCGTATTGTAAAGACGCTTGACCGCTTCGCCAATATCTTCTCTCAGTTCCACGATGTTCGGACGCTTGGAAACACTGCCACCGTGGCCCATGTACAACTTGATGAACGAATCACAGAAGCTCTCAACCTGAGTACGGTTGACAGCGTTCCGCTTGCCAACGAAGTAGCCAACTCCCCAGGCCTCGAGGGGCTTTTGATTGGGTTGGTAAAACTTCTTTCCACGAAGATCCCAGCGGCCGTTGGTACCTGGGTTGTGACGCTGGTTTCCACCAAATTGGATCTCGGGGTTTGGAAGCAAACGAGCCTTGGTCCGGATCATGTTGTTGTCGATCTGGAGGCCGAAATTCTGGAGAACCGGATCATTGGCGTGGTCGAGCATCTTCTTGGACTTTTGAACAGAGTTAAGACGGTCGGCCGGACGAGAGGCGGCATATTTGATCATATGCGAAGTCTGGTACTCGTTGAGCTTCCAGGGGTATTTGTGGAGACCATGGATAGTCAAGACTTCCATGGGATAGACGACACCTTTCTTGGTCATCTCAACCATAGGAAGCTCCCAGTAGTCTAGAGCCAGGTTGTATTTGCGCCTGAAGTACGTCTCGATGTTGATTGTCTCCTTCTTGCCAGTAGCTTTGTCGACCAAGTCGATGGTGTACTGACGAGCGTTGCCGTTAATCAAGCCCTTGACGATGAAGTTGGTGCCCAGGACGGGGCAGCCACGGTAGTGCGGCTGAACCTGAAGCTTCTTGAGGCGGCGATGGATTTCGTAAAAACCATTCGACTCAGTTTTTCCGCCGTGGCCATCATCGATGGGCTTCAAGAGATGGATCAAATGCTGCCTGTCACGAGCGTCGAGAACGGCCATGGCAGCTCCCATGAAAGAAGTACGGGCCCAGAAACAGGTGTTCGAAACGTCCACGTTCACGACGAGTCCACGATTCTAGGGCACAGGGTTAGCACGAGATACAAAGGTGAGAAGCAAGAGAGCTCACAATGGCAGGTCGAATCGCTTGGTAAACGCCCTTGAAAGCGAGGACGCCATTTCCTAAGTCCTGGTTCTCTCCGTTCTCATCGAAGAAGGATCTTTTAATAGCCAGGAACTTCTGACTTGGGTATTCACGAAGCAcgtggtcaaggaaatcTATCGACTATCAGTGGACATTCAAAAATCTCGAGTGGCAGGAAGGGTAACTTACTCAAAGCTTCCAAGACAGATTCTTGCATAGAAATCTTGCCATCAAGCCAACCCTTGAGAACGGCAAGATTGACCGTCTTCGTAGGACGAACGACGAGACGGAAACGGTTGGGTGTCTTGCCAGCCGGACGGCCTTGTTCGCTATCCAGGTCGACTTCAACGTTCAAACCGTCACGGTAATTTGTCATGGACCTGCAATATTTAGTGACAATTCAACACAAGGAATAAAAGGAAGTGGGCAAGGGGGAGGTCCAATATGCACCATGCAAGCTTCTGTCCATCGAAAATGGTCTGGCGAAGCGCGTTCTTGCGCGCATTCGAGCTCCAAACCTTCTTGATAACGGCAGTCTTCTCGGCACCATTTCCGATGTGGACCTAATCTCAATTAGTATAATAGAAACAGAGCCGCGAGCTCGACAAGTACGTAGGGTCTGACTTACATCGTACTGGTAAACGGTCCGACTAGGGTACTTGGTGATTCCGAATGCGTTCATCGAGACCTCGACCTCTTTGCCGGTGTTGTTGAAGCCTGGGCGAGGAACATTTTCGGTCGGGATCGCATACTTGACCAATTCGTCAGCATCACGCATGCGAAGATGGCGAAGACCATCACCAAGAGTGTTGACTTGGTCTTGGCTCTCCATGATGAGGAAGTTCAAAGCAAGGTAAAGTAACGAAGAGCGAAAGGAAAAATGTGGATAAATGATAGGGGATGCAAGTCGGATGTAAGGAAGACTGATCCTTGGGATAAGGAtgggtgatgaagaggaaggaaagaagaaggaagttgGGGAGAGGGTGAGGGGGTTTAAATAGTCTAGGGAGCGACAGGGAAGAGGATATGTTGTGAATGTTTGGCAGCATTTTGAAGCCGTGTTGAGACAAAGGAGATGAATGCTGGCTTCATACATCAATAGGAAACCCTGTCTGCAGCTGGTGAATCGTGGGCGACTGTCTGCCAACGCCGTTTGACAGACTGCAGGGTGAATGGGGATGGAGGAATATAGGCCAAATGcgaataaaaaaaaaaaaaaaaaaacagtgATAGTTGCCATGAAAAGAAAGGGACAGAGATGATTAATAACgaaagaaaattgaaaaaaaaaatgaaaataaACCCATAGGCAATACAAGTAGTCGGGTGCggtaagaaaagaaaagaaaagaaaggtgAATTGAAGAGCCATCTTGCAATGCAGCGGGAGCGAGTGAAAACAACAagtcttcttttcttcaaacTTTCAAGAGAAAAACAACTTGCCATATTGTTGAGGTTAAACGCCGCCAGAGGCAGGTCGACGTTCCTGCAAGAATCGATAATCAGCTTGGGATTGTCCAAGGTTGGGTCTCCAGCAAAGGCTGGGCGGGAATTGTTGGTCGACATGGTAAGCCGATTTGATATTGAGACGAAGGGGATCTGCTGACAGTTAGCTATAGAGTTCGAAAGGTGGAAGCGTGCACCAAGCGAGTGGAACGACCGGCGACATGAGTCACGGATCGAAGATATCGACAAGAgccaaaagcaaaacagaaGAAAACAAGCCGTATCGTCATGGAAAGTGTCCCGTCTCCGCGAGTCTCCCCGAAAGATAGAACGTGTTTACGACAAGGACAACAAGGGCTTGCACAGACACGAGGCGAAAAGGCAACGAGAACGATCACAACACACACCTTTCGACGAATCTTCGAGCCGGACAGTATCGACAGAGACCTTCGAAGATCGTTGGGGCTGAGGAcacaaagagaagaaaggtgTGAAGCTTACCGTCAAGCCCAAACAAATGGTTGAGGTTGCTGGGAAACGCGGGGCTCTGGCTCCTAGCAACGGAGGGCTGGACCCGAAGGGACAAGTAAAGACGATGAGAGTCGATGGGTAGAAGTGAGCTTAGGAGAAGCGATGatggagaagagagaagacaTGAATGgagaatgagaagaaggaaagaagaagaagaagatgggagaagaggaggtttAAATTAGAGCGGCGCGTGGGGGAGAGGGTTACCCAAAACAGGAAGGCGTGACTGGCGACGGAGCGCGTTGAGGCCCAAAAAGGAGTCCACGGCTTGCGACGCGTTGAAGAAGCAAAACTAAGCTCCGTTGGCAATTCTCAGGCAAAGAAGAAGCGATAGCGCTCTGGATATTATGCGCTAAAATTTACGGAGATTTGGTCATTACTTTGGTGCAGGTGATGTGGGAAATTGACTTCTGCGGGGAGAGGAGCTCGGGGATAGGGCTCGGGCTCGCTTTTCCGGATAACAAAATCAGAACGACTAGGTAGATATAGATATAACCTTGAATAGAGATATTAGAATGCACGGAAAATTTCAATGTTTTAGATCCATCTCAGAGAACCGATAGTAAATAATCTGTACTCCATAGATGCGAAATTTCTCCATTTCAGCCCCAATTCAGAGTCCCAGGTAAATGGAACAGGAGCATCACCTTTCACATCTCATTTCAGGGCTATTCAAATAAAGTCGAAGTCGTCATCGATATGTAAACGACCAGATTAGGGCTATGGATTACCTGCCTCTAGGTGGCAGGGTGGTATGAGTTCAACAAGAATATCTTTTAAGAGAATTGGATATTATTTGGCGCAAGACTACCCCTCTAGAACGATACATCTCTGAAGAGGAGATACGTAGTGACGAAAAGAATGAACGAGGAGGAAGCTTAAGAGCTCAGACTACTTGATCAACAACTTAAGAACTAGAGACGACATTGCGAGAAAGAGATAGGATTCTCGGAGGATTTTGAATACACAGAGGTTGCTGTTCCAGATGTACAGGCTAGGGATAACGTATCCAACGCAAATAATCACCatagtcaaaaaaaaaaaaaaaaaaaacgatcCAAAAGTGTCGCCTGGCCTTGAGCACAGCTGCCGAGGAAGTCCACAATGAATATCTAACGCCGTCCCATAGAATGCAAACACGCACTTGAAAACATTGAAAACACTGTATATCTTTCTGAGCCACGCTTGGCTAACCAAATGCCCGTAGGaaggttaaaaaaaaaaaaaaaagacaaagagaaagaaagccGGTATTCTGAGTAAAAACGATGGTCGATATCGCACCATGCAATAACGCCGCATATTCGAATCTGTAGGCTCACGGACGGAATATACCTAGTACATTGTGAGCACAGGGGTCCAACTTAGAACTGAGGGAGCGTAGACGAAGCTTACCAGCAAACGATTGTATCCCAACGGGAGTTTGTCCACCTCCCAGACCCCGGCCTGGCAGGGGAACTTGGCCAATGGAACTCGGTATATCAATCCTGCGGAAAAGCTCAACTAATCTCTCCGGTGAGAAACGGCCGGCATTATAAGTAGATGCTGGGGGAATGACACTGAGAAGATTGACTATCTCCCGGGGAAGTGGTGCAGGTGATCCTTGGGACCTGAACTGGGATCCAAGACTACCATTCACTTGCTGAGGACGTTTTTGTTGGTCTAACCGCCGTCCTTGAACAGCCTTGAGCGGCGAATCCGCCCGGATGAACTTGCGTGGCCGACCTAAGTCGTCGTCCAAATCTTCTAGTGGCCTCTTTGGAGAGTTTGTCACAGGTGCTTCCGTATACCTCGGAGGAGTGCCTTGGCGAGACGTTGATGGTTCTGCAGCAGGGTACACTGCCTTGGGACGAGCCTGAGATGGGGAGATTATAGGTCGCACAGCAGTGGGATCGAACGACGGGGCAGAATAACGGTGGGCAAATTGTTCTAAGGTCGGATCCTCAGGGAATAGTTCGCGCATTCGGTTCTCAAGATTGATCACTTGGATGAGATCACCGTAACGGGATTCGTACTCATGAAGGAACGAAAATATAGGTTTCGTCTTGTGGACATTGTCGGGATTCGATGCCAATTTCCGCACTGTCATTTCAAACACTGCTCTCGCATCTGAAAAGAAAGTTAGTTTTCTTGTCTCAAGGAGTTCAGCAAAAAGTCGACTTACTAATGACGTCGTTGATATCAATCAAATGCTTGAGATATTCGAGGGCGAAGTTCTCATCCTCGGGGAATAGCTTTGCACCTCGCTCGAAAATCTTGGTAGCGGCAGGATCCTTGTAGCAATGGTACTCAATGAGAGCACTGGCAATATAAACATCACTGGTAATGCGGCCCCTCTTGCGAGCATCTGCAAAGATCTGTCTTGATCCAGGCGCCTCTCCCGGTTTGCCCTTGCCTTGAACACGGCGCATCGCACGCATAAGAGCAATCCACGCGAAAGATATGGTCCTGGAAAGAATGCCAATCTGAACAGCATGGGCATTTTTGACGGCTCCAATTTGGGCGTTCTTCATTGATTCCCTTGCTTTCGCATCGCTTtgatcatcgtcatcatcttcgaCCTTCGATGGCTGCTTTTCAGGGTAGGATTCCGCAAACATCTTCTCCATGCGCTCAACGTCTAGGGCTTCGCGAGTGCGAGCTTTTGCGATCAAGTCGTAGAGCGCATCCAGGACCTGGTCATATGGCTCTCTGACCTTGATACCTCGCTTGATGGGATCATGCTCGGAATCCGAAGTAATCTCCAGTCGGTCGGCACGCTTGAAGGCGAGCAGGCAGC from Aspergillus chevalieri M1 DNA, chromosome 2, nearly complete sequence includes:
- a CDS encoding putative eukaryotic translation initiation factor eIF-2C4 (COG:J;~EggNog:ENOG410PISF;~InterPro:IPR012337,IPR032474,IPR036397,IPR032472, IPR032473,IPR036085,IPR003100,IPR003165,IPR014811;~PFAM:PF16487,PF02171,PF16486,PF02170,PF08699, PF16488;~go_function: GO:0003676 - nucleic acid binding [Evidence IEA];~go_function: GO:0005515 - protein binding [Evidence IEA]) gives rise to the protein MSTNNSRPAFAGDPTLDNPKLIIDSCRNVDLPLAAFNLNNMYAIPTENVPRPGFNNTGKEVEVSMNAFGITKYPSRTVYQYDVHIGNGAEKTAVIKKVWSSNARKNALRQTIFDGQKLAWSMTNYRDGLNVEVDLDSEQGRPAGKTPNRFRLVVRPTKTVNLAVLKGWLDGKISMQESVLEALNFLDHVLREYPSQKFLAIKRSFFDENGENQDLGNGVLAFKGVYQAIRPAINRGLVVNVDVSNTCFWARTSFMGAAMAVLDARDRQHLIHLLKPIDDGHGGKTESNGFYEIHRRLKKLQVQPHYRGCPVLGTNFIVKGLINGNARQYTIDLVDKATGKKETINIETYFRRKYNLALDYWELPMVEMTKKGVVYPMEVLTIHGLHKYPWKLNEYQTSHMIKYAASRPADRLNSVQKSKKMLDHANDPVLQNFGLQIDNNMIRTKARLLPNPEIQFGGNQRHNPGTNGRWDLRGKKFYQPNQKPLEAWGVGYFVGKRNAVNRTQVESFCDSFIKLYMGHGGSVSKRPNIVELREDIGEAVKRLYNTTGVKFQKDPQLLVIIVPDKNSFTYARIKKSCDCRWGVPSQVLQAGHVAKGNPQYVSNVLMKVNAKLGGTTSRAIPKVPEAGLRSHSMIIGADVTHPTLGVWSPSMAAMAVCMDTFGGRYWGACETNGERNEMIARSNIEVMLTPLVREWMATVGRGRAPEHVYYFRDGVSTGQFDQVLQQEVFDMKSIFMKLTQDQWKGKFTVVVANKRHHLRAFPKPGDRNTSDKNGNPLPGILVERDVTSPHDWDFLLYSHIALQGTSRPVHYHVIFDQIKHRPQELENMIYDHCYQYMRSTTSVSLFPAVYYAHLVATRARHHEDVPASSGPQSGPEVKMTNPKPANRPVDPRLLPIHGTSNRLTFGMWFV